In a single window of the Agromyces sp. H17E-10 genome:
- a CDS encoding UdgX family uracil-DNA binding protein (This protein belongs to the uracil DNA glycosylase superfamily, members of which act in excision repair of DNA. However, it belongs more specifically to UdgX branch, whose founding member was found to bind uracil in DNA (where it does not belong), without cleaving it, appears to promote DNA repair by a pathway involving RecA, rather than base excision.) — protein MTERPERQPERPGAERWVPDEAGLGELRAAAPDCRGCELWRDATQVVFSRGRPGARLMLVGEQPGDREDVEGEPFVGPAGRVLAQALDAAGIAGERVYLTNAVKHFRFERRGKRRIHEKPAVGHITACRPWLVAEFEAVDPAVVVALGATAARAVLGHPAKVGETRGRVLPPESGTAGLPAPTVVTVHPSSLLRIEDRDEREAALAAFVDDLRLAADAAGP, from the coding sequence ATGACCGAGCGGCCCGAGCGACAGCCCGAGCGACCGGGTGCCGAGCGCTGGGTGCCCGACGAGGCGGGGCTCGGCGAGCTGCGGGCGGCCGCGCCCGACTGTCGCGGCTGCGAACTCTGGCGGGATGCGACGCAGGTGGTCTTCTCGCGGGGGCGGCCCGGAGCGCGCCTCATGCTCGTCGGGGAGCAGCCGGGCGACCGCGAGGACGTCGAGGGCGAGCCCTTCGTCGGCCCTGCGGGGCGGGTGCTCGCGCAAGCGCTCGACGCGGCCGGCATCGCCGGCGAACGGGTCTACCTCACGAACGCCGTCAAGCACTTCCGGTTCGAGCGGCGTGGCAAGCGTCGCATCCACGAGAAGCCCGCGGTCGGGCACATCACCGCCTGCCGGCCCTGGCTCGTCGCCGAGTTCGAGGCGGTCGACCCGGCCGTCGTCGTGGCGCTCGGTGCGACCGCGGCGCGGGCGGTGCTCGGCCACCCGGCGAAGGTGGGGGAGACGCGTGGTCGAGTGCTCCCGCCCGAGTCCGGAACGGCGGGGCTCCCGGCGCCGACCGTGGTGACGGTGCATCCCTCGTCGCTCCTGCGGATCGAGGATCGGGATGAGCGGGAGGCCGCCCTCGCGGCCTTCGTGGACGACCTTCGCCTCGCCGCCGACGCCGCCGGGCCCTGA
- a CDS encoding cold-shock protein, translating into MATGTVKWFNADKGFGFIAPDDGSADVFAHFSAIASGGYRSLEENQKVEFETARGPKGLQAENITVIG; encoded by the coding sequence ATGGCAACCGGAACCGTCAAGTGGTTCAACGCCGACAAGGGCTTCGGCTTCATCGCTCCCGACGACGGCTCGGCCGACGTCTTCGCGCACTTCAGCGCGATCGCGTCGGGCGGCTACCGCTCGCTCGAGGAGAACCAGAAGGTCGAGTTCGAGACCGCCCGCGGCCCCAAGGGTCTGCAGGCCGAGAACATCACCGTCATCGGCTGA
- a CDS encoding fatty acid desaturase family protein yields the protein MSHTESLGAIRATKPRTGSADITRSYTALSRVVRESGLLNRTRWFYLALVSGLVLALGGAITGFILLGDSWFQLLMAGALGLIFTQFAFLAHEASHRQVLESGPANDRVGRILAAGVVGISYSWWMTKHTRHHANPNKLGRDPDIEFDTISFTEADAGRQRGLIALITRKQGYLFFPLLTLEGVNLHFRSIRTLFDRGPVKGRWIELSLIAARFAVYFGAIFWVLPLGMAFAFIGVQLAVFGVYMGASFAPNHKGMPLIPADAKLDFFSKQVLTSRNVSGGWWASALLGGLNYQVEHHLFPNMPRPHLAKAREIVREHCQTLGVPYTETTLMRSYGIVIQYLNRVGLAARDPFDCPMVNRFRRV from the coding sequence ATCTCTCACACCGAATCACTCGGTGCGATCCGGGCGACGAAGCCCCGCACCGGTTCCGCGGACATCACGCGGAGCTACACCGCCCTCTCCCGGGTCGTTCGCGAATCCGGCCTCCTGAACCGCACGCGGTGGTTCTACCTCGCCCTCGTCTCAGGCCTCGTGCTCGCTCTCGGCGGCGCGATCACCGGGTTCATCCTGCTGGGTGACTCGTGGTTCCAGCTGCTCATGGCCGGCGCGCTCGGGCTGATCTTCACGCAGTTCGCATTCCTCGCCCATGAGGCGTCGCACCGGCAGGTGCTCGAGTCGGGCCCCGCGAACGACCGCGTCGGGCGCATCCTCGCCGCGGGCGTGGTGGGCATCAGCTACTCGTGGTGGATGACGAAGCACACGCGCCACCACGCGAACCCGAACAAGCTCGGCCGCGACCCCGACATCGAGTTCGACACGATCTCGTTCACCGAGGCCGACGCCGGCCGGCAACGCGGCCTGATCGCGCTCATCACGCGCAAGCAGGGCTACCTGTTCTTCCCGCTGCTCACGCTCGAGGGCGTGAACCTGCACTTCCGGTCGATCCGCACGCTGTTCGACCGCGGGCCCGTCAAGGGTCGCTGGATCGAGCTCTCGCTCATCGCCGCCCGGTTCGCGGTCTACTTCGGCGCGATCTTCTGGGTGCTGCCGCTCGGCATGGCGTTCGCGTTCATCGGCGTGCAGCTCGCGGTGTTCGGCGTCTACATGGGTGCCTCGTTCGCACCGAACCACAAGGGCATGCCGCTCATCCCGGCCGATGCGAAGCTCGACTTCTTCTCGAAGCAGGTGCTGACCTCGCGCAACGTGTCCGGCGGCTGGTGGGCGAGCGCCCTGCTCGGCGGGCTCAACTACCAGGTCGAGCACCACCTCTTCCCGAACATGCCGCGCCCGCACCTCGCGAAGGCGCGCGAGATCGTGCGCGAGCACTGCCAGACGCTCGGCGTGCCGTACACGGAGACGACGCTGATGCGCTCGTACGGCATCGTCATCCAGTACCTCAACCGCGTCGGCCTCGCCGCACGCGACCCGTTCGACTGCCCGATGGTGAACCGCTTCCGTCGGGTCTGA
- a CDS encoding DUF2510 domain-containing protein, producing MTTSAAHDRRRRAGWYVDEADASAMRYWDGRGWTPHTVAKPFEPAPPPQRPAGSPDPMLAALAAAAPAPVAPVAEPTEVTVVLPVAESAFTHTVRLVPEHTTVPTPGASPVASVAVYGSQPVPQRDGLSGGQVALLVLASLAAGALTIALVSAVAMMLLG from the coding sequence ATGACCACCTCCGCCGCGCACGATCGGCGGCGCAGAGCGGGCTGGTACGTCGACGAGGCGGATGCCTCGGCCATGCGTTACTGGGACGGCCGGGGCTGGACCCCGCACACCGTTGCGAAGCCGTTCGAGCCCGCGCCGCCCCCGCAGCGCCCCGCCGGTTCGCCCGACCCGATGCTCGCGGCGCTCGCGGCAGCCGCCCCGGCCCCGGTCGCCCCGGTGGCCGAACCGACCGAGGTCACCGTCGTCCTGCCGGTCGCCGAATCCGCATTCACGCACACGGTGCGACTCGTGCCCGAGCACACGACGGTGCCGACGCCGGGCGCCAGCCCCGTGGCATCCGTGGCGGTGTACGGTTCGCAGCCCGTGCCGCAGCGTGACGGCCTCTCAGGCGGCCAGGTCGCCCTGCTCGTGCTCGCATCGCTCGCCGCGGGCGCCCTCACGATCGCGCTCGTCTCAGCGGTCGCGATGATGCTGCTCGGCTGA
- a CDS encoding MFS transporter has translation MPLGLIALAIGGFGIGLTEFVIMGLLPEVAADFGVSESAAGWFISGYALAVVVGALGLTAATTRLPRKPVLMGLLVLFIAGNAISAMAPSYELMMTGRIIAALCHGAFFGIGSVVAASLVAPERAAGAIAIMFTGLTAANVLGVPFGTFIGQQYGWRATFWAISVIGVIALIGIAVLVPSLRTVGATGGAGSPAAPSLRRELGAFRSGQVWLSLVVTVLGFGGMFGAFTYIAYTLTEVSGFAAGTVPWLLVLFGAGLVVGNWAGGRLADRSIDGTLLAFIGALVVVLALFAWLAFSPVATIVLLVLMGAFGFGTVPGLQSRIMRYASDAPTLASGANIAAFNLGNALGAWAGGLTIAAGLGFTSPIWVGAGITLAALVVMAVATATARRTAVAESTKADASAPTRPTTAPTPVAAH, from the coding sequence ATGCCCCTCGGCCTCATCGCACTCGCCATCGGCGGCTTCGGCATCGGACTCACCGAGTTCGTCATCATGGGCCTCCTCCCCGAGGTGGCCGCCGACTTCGGCGTGAGCGAGTCGGCGGCCGGCTGGTTCATCTCCGGCTACGCACTCGCCGTGGTCGTCGGCGCCCTCGGCCTCACCGCGGCCACCACGCGTCTCCCCCGCAAGCCCGTCCTCATGGGCCTGCTCGTGCTCTTCATCGCCGGCAACGCGATCTCGGCGATGGCGCCGAGCTACGAGCTCATGATGACCGGCCGCATCATCGCCGCCCTCTGCCACGGCGCCTTCTTCGGCATCGGCTCGGTCGTCGCGGCGAGCCTCGTCGCCCCCGAGCGAGCGGCGGGCGCGATCGCGATCATGTTCACCGGCCTCACCGCCGCGAACGTGCTCGGCGTGCCGTTCGGCACGTTCATCGGCCAGCAGTACGGCTGGCGCGCGACCTTCTGGGCGATCTCGGTCATCGGCGTCATCGCCCTCATCGGCATCGCGGTGCTCGTGCCGAGCCTCCGTACCGTCGGCGCGACGGGCGGCGCCGGGTCCCCGGCCGCCCCGAGCCTCCGCCGCGAGCTCGGCGCCTTCCGGTCGGGCCAGGTCTGGCTCTCGCTCGTCGTCACCGTGCTCGGCTTCGGCGGCATGTTCGGCGCCTTCACCTACATCGCCTACACGCTCACCGAGGTTTCGGGCTTCGCCGCGGGCACAGTGCCGTGGCTGCTCGTCCTCTTCGGCGCCGGCCTGGTCGTCGGCAACTGGGCGGGCGGACGCCTCGCCGACCGATCGATCGACGGCACCCTGCTCGCGTTCATCGGTGCGCTCGTCGTCGTGCTCGCCCTCTTCGCCTGGCTCGCGTTCAGCCCGGTCGCCACGATCGTGCTGCTCGTGCTCATGGGCGCCTTCGGCTTCGGCACCGTGCCCGGGCTCCAGAGCCGCATCATGCGCTATGCCTCGGACGCTCCGACGCTCGCCTCGGGCGCGAACATCGCCGCCTTCAACCTCGGCAACGCCCTCGGCGCCTGGGCGGGCGGCCTCACGATCGCGGCCGGGCTCGGCTTCACCTCGCCCATCTGGGTGGGTGCCGGCATCACGCTCGCGGCGCTCGTGGTCATGGCGGTCGCCACCGCGACCGCGCGCCGCACGGCTGTCGCCGAGTCGACGAAGGCGGATGCCTCGGCGCCGACGCGCCCCACCACGGCGCCGACCCCGGTCGCCGCACACTGA
- a CDS encoding cold-shock protein: protein MATGTVKWFNAEKGFGFIAPDDGSADVFAHFSAITGSGYRSLEDGQRVEFEVAQGPKGLQAENIRAV, encoded by the coding sequence ATGGCAACCGGAACCGTCAAGTGGTTCAACGCCGAAAAGGGCTTCGGCTTCATCGCCCCCGACGACGGCTCGGCCGACGTCTTCGCGCACTTCAGCGCGATCACGGGCTCGGGCTACCGCTCGCTCGAAGACGGCCAGCGGGTCGAGTTCGAGGTCGCACAGGGCCCGAAGGGCCTGCAGGCGGAGAACATCCGCGCCGTCTGA
- a CDS encoding aldo/keto reductase, which translates to MTPTVPNITLNNGVQMPQLGFGVYQVPDADTTAAVAAALEAGYRSIDTAAIYGNEAGVGRAIAESGLARGDLFVTSKVWNSDQGFDRTLRAFDTSLGKLGLEQLDLYLIHWPTPEHGRYVDTWRALERLVADGRVRAIGVSNFEPDHLERLLAETDIVPAVNQIELHPALQNRATAAANTRHGIVTEAWSPLAQGAVLGDEAVVASAARHGASPAQVVLRWHLQQGRVVIPKSVTPSRIAENLDVFGFELTADELAAIDALERDGRTGPHPAEFHAA; encoded by the coding sequence ATGACTCCCACCGTCCCGAACATCACCCTCAACAACGGCGTCCAGATGCCGCAGCTCGGCTTCGGCGTGTACCAGGTGCCCGATGCCGACACCACGGCCGCCGTCGCCGCCGCCCTCGAGGCCGGTTACCGCAGCATCGACACCGCGGCGATCTACGGCAACGAGGCGGGCGTCGGCCGCGCCATCGCCGAGTCGGGCCTCGCGCGAGGCGACCTGTTCGTCACGTCGAAGGTCTGGAACTCCGATCAGGGCTTCGACCGGACCCTCCGCGCGTTCGACACGAGCCTCGGCAAGCTCGGGCTCGAGCAGCTCGACCTCTACCTCATCCACTGGCCGACGCCCGAGCACGGCCGCTACGTCGACACCTGGCGCGCGCTCGAGCGCCTCGTCGCCGATGGCCGCGTGCGGGCGATCGGCGTCTCGAACTTCGAGCCCGACCACCTGGAGCGCCTCCTCGCCGAGACCGACATCGTTCCCGCGGTGAACCAGATCGAGCTGCACCCCGCCCTGCAGAACCGCGCGACGGCCGCCGCGAACACCCGACACGGCATCGTCACCGAGGCGTGGAGCCCGCTCGCACAGGGCGCCGTGCTCGGCGACGAGGCGGTCGTGGCGAGCGCCGCCCGCCACGGCGCGAGTCCCGCGCAGGTCGTGCTGCGCTGGCACCTGCAGCAGGGCCGCGTCGTCATCCCCAAGTCGGTCACGCCGTCGCGCATCGCGGAGAACCTCGACGTCTTCGGCTTTGAACTCACGGCCGACGAGCTCGCCGCGATCGACGCGCTCGAGCGCGACGGCCGTACGGGCCCGCACCCGGCGGAGTTCCACGCGGCCTGA
- a CDS encoding MurR/RpiR family transcriptional regulator: protein MSANVLSSVREALPRLSSSEARVAEAIIAEPTLVVDLTITELAAVCGTSLSTVARFCQTLGYSGYREFRMEVASAVSREAAERDRFGLANADIDPDDSAADVIAKIAFHEVLAIEQTAEGLDTTVLDAVVDAIVAGAHVDLYGFGSSGLTAQDLQQKLARIGISAFCSVDVHLALVSAALRRPGDVAIGISHSGLTAETNHALEVAREAGATTVAITNSPESPVAEAADFVLTTHARESSYRMGAMSSRIAQLAVVDFLFVRVAQRRGDAVAEPLQRTFEVTARHRVPQRRKQA, encoded by the coding sequence ATGTCGGCGAACGTGCTCTCATCCGTACGCGAGGCGCTGCCGCGCCTGAGCTCCTCCGAGGCGCGCGTCGCCGAGGCGATCATCGCCGAACCGACCCTCGTCGTCGACCTGACGATCACCGAGCTCGCCGCGGTCTGCGGCACCTCGCTGTCGACCGTCGCCCGGTTCTGCCAGACCCTCGGCTACTCGGGCTACCGCGAGTTCCGCATGGAGGTGGCGAGCGCCGTCAGCCGCGAGGCCGCCGAACGCGACCGCTTCGGCCTCGCCAACGCCGACATCGACCCCGACGACTCCGCCGCCGACGTGATCGCGAAGATCGCGTTCCACGAGGTGCTCGCGATCGAGCAGACCGCCGAGGGGCTCGACACGACCGTGCTCGACGCCGTCGTCGACGCGATCGTCGCAGGCGCGCACGTCGACCTGTACGGCTTCGGCTCGAGCGGCCTCACCGCACAGGACCTGCAGCAGAAGCTCGCCCGCATCGGCATCTCGGCGTTCTGCTCGGTCGACGTGCACCTCGCGCTCGTCTCGGCGGCGCTGCGCCGCCCCGGCGACGTCGCGATCGGCATCTCGCACTCGGGCCTCACCGCAGAGACGAACCACGCGCTCGAGGTCGCCCGCGAGGCGGGCGCGACGACGGTCGCGATCACGAACTCGCCCGAGTCGCCCGTCGCCGAGGCTGCCGACTTCGTGCTGACGACGCACGCGCGCGAGTCGAGCTACCGCATGGGGGCGATGTCGAGTCGCATCGCCCAGCTCGCGGTCGTCGACTTCCTCTTCGTGCGGGTCGCCCAGCGCCGCGGCGATGCGGTCGCCGAGCCGCTGCAGCGCACGTTCGAGGTCACGGCCCGTCACCGGGTGCCGCAGCGTCGCAAGCAGGCGTGA
- a CDS encoding carboxylate-amine ligase, whose protein sequence is MTTFGIEEEFVFLDPQTLRPVDVADAAFAHLAAEPAWRAVAHREFLAAQVEHASAVFETTTQASAALLGFRRELEAEARRFGVVVASVGSPPDALPFPTITDTPRYRRIVDDMQGVIADHQIQGLHVHVGVDDRELAVRALNATRHWLPLLASISGNSPIWRGHDTGYESWRNVGIRRWTTTGAPPEFIDVADYDRRLERLIGVGGTEDRAVVMWTARLSSHVPTVEVRVADAQLGAGESVLIAALCRALVESVVDPVGGARSASAVVPDEAAAAGPELLNAALLHAAHRGLSTTVLDPMLGELRPAAEVVAHALELLAPALERSGDADFVRLGLDRLLDHGTGAARQRAAFSEAGMAGLRDLYEATFTAE, encoded by the coding sequence ATGACCACCTTCGGCATCGAGGAGGAGTTCGTCTTCCTCGACCCCCAGACGCTCCGCCCGGTCGACGTGGCGGACGCAGCGTTCGCGCATCTCGCCGCCGAGCCGGCGTGGCGGGCCGTCGCGCACCGCGAGTTCCTCGCGGCCCAGGTCGAGCACGCCTCGGCGGTGTTCGAGACGACCACACAGGCGTCGGCGGCGCTCCTGGGCTTCCGGCGCGAGCTCGAAGCCGAGGCACGACGGTTCGGCGTGGTGGTCGCGAGCGTCGGCAGTCCGCCCGACGCGCTGCCGTTCCCGACGATCACCGACACCCCGCGCTATCGCCGCATCGTCGACGACATGCAGGGCGTCATCGCCGATCACCAGATCCAGGGGCTGCACGTGCACGTCGGGGTCGACGACCGCGAGCTCGCCGTGCGGGCGCTCAACGCGACCCGCCACTGGCTGCCGCTGCTCGCGTCGATCAGCGGCAACTCGCCGATCTGGCGCGGTCACGACACGGGGTACGAGAGCTGGCGCAACGTCGGGATCCGCCGGTGGACGACGACGGGCGCGCCGCCCGAGTTCATCGACGTGGCCGACTACGACCGCCGGCTCGAACGACTCATCGGCGTCGGCGGCACCGAGGACCGGGCCGTCGTCATGTGGACCGCCCGCCTGTCGTCGCACGTGCCCACGGTCGAGGTGCGCGTCGCCGACGCCCAGCTCGGGGCCGGCGAGTCGGTGCTCATCGCCGCGCTGTGCCGGGCGCTCGTCGAGAGCGTCGTCGACCCGGTCGGGGGCGCCCGCTCGGCGAGCGCCGTGGTGCCCGACGAGGCGGCAGCGGCCGGACCCGAGCTGCTCAATGCGGCGCTCCTGCACGCGGCGCACCGCGGGTTGTCGACGACGGTGCTCGATCCCATGCTCGGCGAGCTTCGCCCGGCTGCAGAGGTCGTCGCGCACGCGCTGGAACTGCTCGCTCCCGCCCTCGAACGCAGCGGCGACGCGGACTTCGTCCGCCTGGGACTCGACCGGCTCCTCGACCACGGCACCGGGGCGGCACGGCAGCGCGCGGCGTTCTCCGAGGCCGGGATGGCGGGACTGCGCGACCTCTACGAGGCGACCTTCACCGCGGAATGA
- a CDS encoding TFIIB-type zinc ribbon-containing protein gives MQCPTDGTVLVMSERSGIEIDYCPTCRGVWLDRGELDKIIDRAGREFGGQAAPQAPAAPAQPTQQQPAYGQQAYPQQGYQQPYGDQGYYRKKKKESWLSELFD, from the coding sequence ATGCAGTGCCCCACCGACGGAACCGTGCTCGTGATGAGCGAGCGCAGCGGCATCGAGATCGACTACTGCCCGACGTGTCGCGGCGTCTGGCTCGACCGCGGCGAGCTCGACAAGATCATCGACCGCGCGGGCCGCGAGTTCGGCGGTCAGGCCGCCCCGCAGGCGCCCGCCGCCCCGGCGCAGCCGACCCAGCAGCAGCCCGCCTACGGCCAGCAGGCGTACCCCCAGCAGGGTTACCAGCAGCCCTACGGCGACCAGGGCTACTACCGCAAGAAGAAGAAGGAGAGCTGGCTCTCCGAACTCTTCGACTGA
- a CDS encoding VanZ family protein, translating to MDRRPLGLVAAAYAAIVLWVTIGPAPWRTASHQVDGGILNPDAWTASVTWTTGYLAEIAFNVALFIPVGALAALLLPRRFWPLAMLAGFSFATMIELIQLPEPDRISDPRDLVMNTAGTIVGVVLVQTARMVRRAGAVAATEVLSPTEAIDAAVATGTLDPLFPGDAVGARPAPQHHEPALAAMGSSADRAA from the coding sequence ATGGATCGCCGCCCCCTCGGTCTCGTCGCTGCCGCGTATGCAGCGATCGTGCTGTGGGTCACGATCGGCCCGGCGCCCTGGCGCACCGCGAGTCATCAGGTCGACGGCGGCATCCTCAATCCCGACGCGTGGACCGCTTCGGTGACGTGGACCACGGGGTATCTCGCGGAGATCGCGTTCAACGTGGCGCTGTTCATCCCCGTCGGCGCGCTCGCCGCGCTCCTCCTGCCACGACGGTTCTGGCCGCTCGCGATGCTCGCGGGGTTCTCGTTCGCGACGATGATCGAGCTCATCCAGCTTCCCGAGCCCGACCGCATCTCCGACCCCCGCGACCTCGTGATGAACACGGCCGGCACCATCGTCGGCGTCGTGCTCGTGCAGACCGCTCGCATGGTGCGACGCGCCGGTGCGGTCGCCGCGACCGAGGTGCTCTCGCCGACCGAGGCCATCGACGCCGCGGTCGCGACGGGCACGCTCGACCCGCTGTTCCCGGGCGACGCGGTGGGCGCGCGCCCGGCGCCGCAGCACCATGAACCGGCCCTCGCCGCCATGGGGAGTTCTGCCGATCGCGCCGCCTAG
- the murQ gene encoding N-acetylmuramic acid 6-phosphate etherase, with product MSGQPPQSAEHRALRELLGELSTEQANEAHAGFDLLSTEAQLAAMHDENAQAVAAVAEAAPQVAAAIDAIVARLRGGGRLVYLGAGTAGRMGVLDASEIPPTFGTDPELVVGLIAGGDVALRSAVEDAEDEAARGAADLEAIGLGPGDALVGISASGRTPYVLGGIEYAARVGALTVGFACNRDSAIGAAADLAIETVVGPEIVAGSTRLKGGTAQKLVLNAISTIAMVRLGKVHGNLMVDVQATNAKLRARAERIVMQATGVDAAAAAAALASVDGHVKAAILVTMTGAPPEVALARLAAEDGVLRDALSSVRASAE from the coding sequence ATGAGCGGTCAGCCACCGCAGTCGGCCGAGCATCGCGCACTGCGCGAGCTGCTCGGCGAACTCTCGACCGAACAGGCCAACGAGGCGCACGCCGGGTTCGACCTGCTCTCGACCGAGGCGCAGCTCGCGGCCATGCACGACGAGAACGCGCAGGCCGTCGCGGCAGTCGCCGAGGCGGCGCCGCAGGTCGCCGCGGCGATCGACGCGATCGTCGCGCGGCTTCGGGGCGGCGGCCGGCTCGTCTACCTCGGAGCCGGGACGGCGGGGCGCATGGGCGTTCTCGACGCGAGCGAGATCCCCCCGACCTTCGGCACCGACCCCGAGCTCGTCGTCGGCCTCATCGCGGGCGGCGACGTCGCCCTGCGGTCGGCGGTCGAGGACGCCGAGGACGAGGCGGCCCGCGGCGCGGCCGACCTCGAGGCGATCGGGCTCGGCCCCGGCGATGCGCTCGTGGGCATCTCGGCCTCGGGGCGCACGCCGTACGTGCTCGGCGGCATCGAGTACGCGGCGCGCGTCGGCGCGCTCACGGTGGGCTTCGCGTGCAACCGCGACTCGGCGATCGGCGCCGCGGCCGACCTCGCGATCGAGACGGTCGTCGGCCCCGAGATCGTCGCCGGGTCGACCCGTCTCAAGGGCGGTACGGCGCAGAAGCTCGTGCTCAACGCGATCTCGACGATCGCGATGGTGCGACTCGGCAAGGTGCACGGCAACCTCATGGTCGACGTGCAGGCGACGAACGCCAAGCTGCGCGCCCGCGCCGAGCGCATCGTCATGCAGGCGACGGGCGTCGACGCGGCCGCGGCGGCCGCCGCACTCGCCTCGGTCGATGGGCACGTGAAGGCGGCGATCCTCGTCACCATGACTGGGGCCCCGCCCGAGGTCGCGCTCGCACGCCTGGCCGCGGAAGATGGGGTGCTGCGAGATGCGCTGTCGAGCGTGCGCGCGTCGGCCGAGTAG
- a CDS encoding anhydro-N-acetylmuramic acid kinase, whose product MNVLSLQSGTSADGIDVAVVDITPSGSRRRAGAVSRPATRADEIDAGSVETVAALPPRPAQLVMTPLHAETVAWEPTLRAEILAVAAGEPRDARAWTRLTTALGHAFAEAAARGIRESGATPDLIVSHGQTVHHEVEHGHARGTLQLGEPAWIAELTGVPVLSDVRMADIAAGGEGAPLMAFFDRLWLGAEARAAGRSIATVNLGGIANVQLVGADGGVVAFDSGPGNCLIDAVVDRASAAAEGYDRDGRRAAAGRVDESLLSELLRHPYFAAPAPKSTGRETFDLAVVDAALASAGGADPVGLDDLVATLTELTARTVVDAIAPVGATGTPATLICSGGGAFNPVLLARIAELATARDVVVESSAARGIDPAFKESLMFALLGYCSIHGVPTELATGPAGARVLGRLSPGRAPLRLPERLAGAASVTVNRATGHEHRTTEHRTTERRTTEHRTTGGAKQ is encoded by the coding sequence GTGAACGTGCTCTCGCTGCAGTCGGGCACGTCCGCCGACGGCATCGACGTCGCCGTCGTCGACATCACGCCCAGCGGCTCGAGGAGGCGCGCCGGCGCCGTCTCGAGACCGGCGACTCGAGCCGACGAGATCGATGCGGGGAGCGTCGAGACGGTCGCTGCACTCCCTCCTCGACCCGCTCAGCTCGTGATGACGCCGCTGCACGCCGAGACCGTCGCGTGGGAGCCGACGCTCCGCGCCGAGATCCTCGCCGTCGCTGCCGGGGAGCCGCGCGATGCGCGTGCGTGGACTCGACTGACGACCGCGCTCGGTCACGCCTTCGCGGAGGCGGCTGCCCGAGGCATCCGCGAGTCGGGCGCGACGCCCGACCTCATCGTCTCGCACGGCCAGACCGTGCATCACGAGGTCGAGCACGGGCACGCCCGTGGCACCCTGCAGCTCGGAGAACCCGCGTGGATCGCCGAGCTCACGGGCGTGCCCGTGCTCTCCGACGTGCGCATGGCCGACATCGCGGCCGGCGGCGAAGGGGCGCCGCTCATGGCGTTCTTCGACCGGCTGTGGCTCGGCGCGGAGGCGCGGGCCGCCGGCCGCTCGATCGCGACCGTCAACCTCGGCGGCATCGCGAACGTGCAGCTCGTCGGCGCCGACGGCGGAGTCGTCGCGTTCGACAGCGGGCCCGGCAACTGCCTCATCGACGCGGTCGTCGACCGGGCGAGCGCGGCTGCGGAAGGCTACGACCGCGACGGTCGCCGCGCGGCGGCCGGTCGCGTGGACGAGTCGCTGCTCTCCGAACTGCTGCGGCACCCGTACTTCGCGGCGCCCGCGCCGAAGTCGACCGGACGCGAGACCTTCGACCTCGCGGTCGTCGACGCCGCGCTCGCGTCCGCGGGCGGGGCCGACCCGGTGGGACTCGACGACCTCGTCGCGACGCTCACCGAGCTCACCGCTCGAACCGTCGTCGACGCGATCGCACCGGTCGGGGCGACCGGCACGCCGGCGACGCTCATCTGCTCGGGTGGCGGCGCGTTCAACCCGGTGCTGCTCGCGCGCATCGCCGAGCTCGCGACCGCGCGGGACGTCGTCGTCGAGTCGAGTGCTGCGCGCGGCATCGACCCGGCGTTCAAGGAGTCGCTCATGTTCGCGCTCCTCGGATACTGCAGCATCCACGGCGTGCCCACCGAACTGGCGACCGGCCCCGCTGGCGCCCGTGTGCTCGGTCGCCTCTCGCCCGGCCGTGCACCACTGCGGCTGCCCGAACGGCTCGCCGGCGCGGCATCCGTGACCGTGAATCGCGCCACCGGACACGAACACCGCACCACCGAACACCGCACCACCGAACGCCGAACCACCGAACACCGCACCACCGGGGGAGCAAAGCAATGA